One segment of Paenibacillus rhizovicinus DNA contains the following:
- a CDS encoding cation:proton antiporter: METSTTEIIGYLMQLLLIVIGTGMIAGTLAKKLHLPDVALFILAGMLIGPGLHWIHESDSSLTNQLILITGSVLILFDGGRNIRLHGLRQVGWTVGLLSVPGVLVTVAVVGTAIHWLFGLEWLYAFLCAAVIASTDPASIIPVFRQVRIRERVRETVESESAFNDATGSILTFALLAAATGKSALDAGSITLDFLKTGLGGIAVGCALGYAVSFAVSHFRFGLLRDYTTIAMLGTAIGAYAVGEMLHVSGYMATFAAGLIWGNSSSFNLHMGHKQEEMGHYLDNMTVLLRMLIFILLGSQVDFGVMAEYLWQSVLAIIVLMFVARPIAVLLCALPDVKSRWTLKEMAFMMWVRETGVIPAALAGMLAGLGVKHANVISSVTFMAVMLTIVLQASTTSWMARKLGITVTSHE, translated from the coding sequence GTGGAAACAAGCACAACCGAAATTATCGGGTATCTCATGCAGCTTCTGCTAATCGTAATCGGGACGGGCATGATCGCGGGCACGCTTGCGAAGAAACTGCATTTGCCGGATGTTGCGCTATTCATCCTTGCAGGCATGCTGATCGGTCCGGGGCTTCATTGGATTCATGAATCCGACAGCTCGCTAACCAATCAGTTGATACTAATCACGGGCTCCGTATTGATTTTGTTCGACGGCGGACGCAACATCCGGTTGCATGGACTGAGGCAGGTCGGGTGGACCGTAGGGCTATTGAGCGTTCCAGGCGTGCTTGTTACGGTCGCCGTAGTAGGTACGGCCATCCATTGGTTATTTGGTTTGGAGTGGCTGTACGCATTTCTGTGCGCGGCCGTTATCGCTTCGACGGACCCGGCTTCCATTATTCCGGTTTTTCGGCAGGTTCGCATTCGGGAGCGCGTGCGCGAAACGGTGGAAAGCGAATCGGCCTTCAACGATGCGACGGGCTCGATTCTTACTTTTGCGCTCCTCGCGGCGGCTACCGGCAAGTCCGCACTGGATGCGGGCTCCATAACGCTCGATTTTCTGAAAACGGGCTTAGGCGGGATTGCGGTCGGTTGCGCGCTGGGATACGCGGTCTCATTCGCGGTATCGCACTTTCGGTTCGGGCTCTTGCGGGACTATACCACCATCGCCATGCTAGGGACGGCGATCGGCGCGTATGCGGTCGGCGAAATGCTGCATGTCAGCGGCTATATGGCTACTTTCGCGGCTGGCTTGATATGGGGCAACTCGAGCTCGTTCAACTTGCACATGGGGCATAAACAAGAGGAAATGGGTCATTACCTGGACAACATGACCGTGCTTCTGCGGATGCTGATCTTCATCTTGCTAGGGAGCCAGGTCGATTTCGGTGTAATGGCTGAATATCTCTGGCAGAGCGTACTGGCGATTATCGTCCTCATGTTCGTTGCCCGGCCTATAGCCGTCTTGCTATGCGCGCTTCCGGACGTCAAGAGCCGTTGGACGCTGAAGGAAATGGCGTTCATGATGTGGGTGCGGGAAACGGGCGTCATTCCTGCTGCCTTGGCCGGCATGCTCGCGGGATTGGGAGTCAAGCATGCAAACGTCATCTCATCCGTCACGTTCATGGCGGTGATGCTGACCATCGTTCTGCAGGCGAGCACAACATCTTGGATGGCTCGCAAGCTAGGAATAACCGTGACGTCGCACGAATGA
- a CDS encoding DUF6688 family protein has product MSRLPAPPPEMVGGDGHYLCTVAARGHRRVVKPLRAGIRHGAAITANRQLMIANAFENVLEQYMPACHRTIRRLYDTYGYPVSRQIRSKLAADAVFIVMKPMEWSFLLVLYTVDSRPENRIQVQYSEFGKKGRPTGD; this is encoded by the coding sequence TTGTCGAGACTGCCGGCGCCGCCGCCGGAAATGGTGGGGGGAGACGGTCATTATCTGTGTACCGTCGCGGCCCGCGGGCATCGGCGCGTGGTGAAGCCGCTTCGGGCTGGAATCCGGCACGGCGCGGCCATTACCGCGAACCGCCAGCTGATGATCGCCAACGCGTTCGAAAACGTGCTGGAACAGTACATGCCCGCCTGCCATCGGACGATCCGCCGGCTATATGACACGTACGGCTATCCGGTGAGCCGGCAGATTCGTTCGAAGCTTGCGGCGGATGCGGTATTCATAGTGATGAAGCCGATGGAATGGTCCTTTCTGCTCGTGCTGTACACCGTCGATAGCCGGCCGGAAAACCGGATTCAAGTCCAATACAGCGAGTTCGGCAAGAAGGGCAGGCCGACAGGAGATTGA
- the sdaAA gene encoding L-serine ammonia-lyase, iron-sulfur-dependent, subunit alpha, translating to MHFRTLRQLSEQAEAAGLSIGRYMLKEQAEETGKSPEEEFQQMAAYYGIMKEAVQRGLTEDTTSRSGLTGQDAKRIMAYREAKDSLLGADASLAMGYALAVSEVNASMGRIIATPTAGSCGIIPGVFLSCQERFGWSDEDMTYGLFAAGAIGYVIANNSFVSGAEGGCQAEVGSAIGMAAGALADVRGAKPTQAIHAVGLALKNSLGLVCDPVGGLVEVPCIVRNGFGAVTALAAADMALAGVRSVIPSDEVVQVMLEVGSAMPDTLRETAGGGLAQTPTGKRIMEDLRRKKK from the coding sequence ATGCATTTTCGCACGCTGCGGCAGCTGTCCGAACAAGCGGAAGCGGCCGGATTGTCCATCGGACGGTACATGCTGAAGGAGCAGGCCGAAGAGACCGGCAAATCGCCGGAGGAAGAGTTTCAACAAATGGCGGCGTATTACGGGATTATGAAAGAAGCCGTTCAGCGCGGCTTGACGGAGGATACGACATCCCGCAGCGGACTGACCGGCCAGGATGCCAAGCGCATCATGGCTTATCGGGAGGCGAAGGACAGCTTGCTCGGCGCAGATGCGAGTCTCGCGATGGGGTACGCGCTGGCCGTCTCCGAGGTCAACGCCTCCATGGGCCGCATCATCGCGACGCCGACCGCCGGCTCCTGCGGCATCATTCCCGGCGTATTCCTCAGCTGCCAGGAGCGTTTCGGCTGGAGCGACGAAGACATGACGTACGGCTTGTTCGCCGCAGGGGCCATCGGATACGTGATCGCCAACAACTCGTTCGTCTCTGGCGCGGAAGGCGGCTGCCAGGCCGAAGTCGGCTCGGCGATCGGCATGGCCGCCGGCGCGCTGGCGGACGTGCGCGGCGCGAAGCCGACGCAGGCGATCCATGCCGTCGGTCTGGCGCTCAAGAACTCGCTCGGGCTCGTCTGCGATCCCGTCGGCGGACTGGTAGAGGTGCCCTGTATCGTACGCAACGGCTTCGGGGCCGTGACCGCGCTGGCCGCGGCCGACATGGCGCTCGCCGGCGTGCGCAGCGTCATCCCCTCCGACGAGGTGGTGCAGGTCATGCTGGAGGTTGGCTCCGCCATGCCGGATACGCTGCGCGAAACCGCCGGAGGCGGACTGGCGCAGACGCCGACGGGGAAGCGGATCATGGAGGATTTGAGGAGGAAGAAGAAATAG
- the sdaAB gene encoding L-serine ammonia-lyase, iron-sulfur-dependent subunit beta, with product MRFKDVFSIIGPPMIGPSSSHTAGAARIGRAARQLFGRLPQRADVIFYGSFAATYEGHGTYAAVVGGLLDMATDDVRLPDSLDIAMQEGMQPEAITGKGLYPHPNTAELHLYENSEDEEPAFTLVGTSIGGGNIEIVSIDGFKVKMTGNYPTLVIQNADAPGMIAIVARLLQHHGINIGTMTVDRKSRSGEAMMVLETDEDFPPTLRGELAAYAEIHTVRFVHIT from the coding sequence ATGCGCTTCAAAGACGTCTTCTCCATCATCGGCCCTCCGATGATCGGACCGTCGAGCTCGCATACCGCCGGTGCCGCGCGCATCGGACGGGCGGCCAGGCAGCTGTTCGGACGGCTGCCGCAGCGGGCCGACGTGATTTTCTACGGCTCGTTCGCCGCAACGTACGAGGGACACGGAACCTATGCGGCCGTCGTCGGCGGGCTGCTGGATATGGCGACGGACGACGTCCGGCTGCCGGATTCGCTGGACATTGCAATGCAGGAAGGCATGCAGCCCGAGGCCATAACGGGAAAAGGCTTATACCCCCATCCCAATACGGCTGAGCTTCATCTGTACGAGAATTCGGAAGACGAGGAGCCGGCCTTCACGCTCGTCGGCACCTCCATCGGCGGCGGCAATATCGAAATCGTCAGCATCGACGGTTTCAAGGTGAAAATGACCGGCAATTACCCGACCCTCGTCATCCAGAACGCGGATGCTCCGGGCATGATCGCCATCGTCGCGCGGCTGCTGCAGCATCATGGAATCAACATCGGGACGATGACCGTCGATCGCAAGAGCCGCAGCGGCGAGGCGATGATGGTGCTGGAAACGGACGAGGATTTCCCGCCGACGCTGCGGGGCGAACTCGCCGCCTATGCCGAAATTCATACGGTCCGTTTCGTTCATATCACTTGA
- a CDS encoding response regulator transcription factor, producing MNILIVDDEPRHLRGMAAMIRTMRPHAQVSVAKDGEVALASIRSELPDVVLSDIQMPNMDGLALLKLVAEEGIRTKIVMVSAFNLFDYAQTAIRHGACDYLLKPIDADKVEELLQRLEHQLAMEEKERGESAELKQRLRLASSAYRSRLLHLWLSGDLPPEEREELADWALLREVDALIVTEIGSGTNDADDANDQQALLPSLLQSLTGQLEQAGAAFGQACAWPLQTEPGQNIRIVTALRLRRPVPISAAELNELNRGIRAVLLALSASRQPDLRLSHGIGAAVFPAEPDTGAARIPNLYLQAQTALAYAFHDEWQGIVNGAELLPAPAAIFRLDGEQLFEALQEPSPAAAEALCRAAFQELAASGHADPKLMKDYAALTIMKIKSRTKDIVERQLGSVLTETAVSGIPACVSSGALIELLLLRLNEVHRSLNARKQGRSELIIEQCLCWIQEHYREDVTLEMAADRFHFNASYFSTLMKSRTGRSFSDHLTETRMRRAKELLGAGQLRIYEIAEQCGYRDTKYFTRMFKRQVGLSPEAYKHMESKSSGNEGEA from the coding sequence ATGAACATTCTCATCGTGGACGATGAACCACGGCATTTGCGCGGGATGGCTGCGATGATCCGGACGATGCGGCCGCATGCGCAGGTGTCGGTAGCCAAGGATGGGGAAGTCGCGCTCGCAAGCATTCGATCGGAGCTGCCCGACGTGGTGCTCAGCGATATTCAAATGCCGAACATGGACGGGCTTGCTTTGCTGAAGCTGGTGGCCGAAGAGGGCATCCGGACGAAAATCGTCATGGTATCCGCGTTCAATCTGTTCGATTACGCCCAGACCGCGATCCGGCATGGCGCATGCGATTATTTGCTGAAGCCGATCGATGCGGACAAAGTCGAAGAGCTGCTGCAGCGGCTGGAGCACCAGCTCGCGATGGAGGAGAAGGAACGGGGCGAGTCCGCCGAACTGAAGCAGCGGCTGCGGCTCGCTTCTTCCGCCTACCGGAGCCGCCTGCTCCACTTGTGGCTGAGCGGCGATTTGCCGCCGGAGGAGCGGGAAGAGCTTGCGGACTGGGCGCTGCTGCGCGAGGTCGATGCCCTCATCGTGACGGAAATCGGCAGCGGGACGAACGATGCGGACGATGCGAACGATCAGCAGGCGCTTCTGCCGTCGCTGCTCCAATCGCTGACCGGTCAGTTGGAGCAGGCGGGAGCGGCATTCGGCCAAGCCTGCGCTTGGCCGCTGCAGACCGAACCCGGCCAGAACATCCGGATCGTCACGGCGCTGCGCCTTCGCCGGCCCGTGCCGATATCTGCAGCCGAGCTGAACGAACTGAACCGCGGCATTCGCGCAGTGCTGCTGGCGCTGTCGGCGTCCCGGCAGCCCGACCTGCGCCTGTCTCACGGCATCGGGGCCGCAGTCTTCCCGGCCGAGCCGGACACGGGCGCCGCGCGTATACCGAATCTATATCTGCAGGCGCAAACCGCGCTGGCCTATGCGTTTCACGACGAATGGCAGGGGATCGTGAACGGGGCGGAGCTGCTTCCGGCGCCCGCGGCCATCTTCCGGCTGGACGGGGAGCAGCTGTTCGAAGCGCTGCAGGAGCCGTCGCCGGCAGCTGCCGAGGCGCTGTGCCGGGCTGCTTTTCAAGAGCTCGCGGCATCCGGACATGCCGACCCTAAGCTGATGAAGGATTACGCGGCCTTGACGATCATGAAGATCAAGAGCCGAACCAAAGACATCGTCGAGCGGCAACTTGGAAGCGTTCTCACCGAAACGGCCGTATCCGGTATTCCGGCATGCGTCAGCAGCGGAGCGCTCATTGAGCTGCTGCTCCTGCGCTTGAACGAGGTGCACCGGTCGCTGAATGCGCGGAAGCAAGGCCGCAGCGAGCTGATTATCGAGCAATGCTTGTGCTGGATCCAGGAGCATTACCGCGAAGACGTGACGCTGGAGATGGCGGCCGATCGTTTTCATTTCAACGCTTCGTATTTCAGCACGTTAATGAAGAGCCGTACGGGGCGTTCGTTCTCCGATCATCTCACGGAAACGCGGATGCGGCGGGCCAAGGAGCTCCTTGGCGCCGGACAGCTCAGAATCTACGAGATCGCGGAGCAGTGCGGCTACCGGGATACGAAATATTTCACGCGCATGTTCAAGCGGCAGGTCGGGCTGTCTCCCGAGGCTTACAAGCATATGGAATCGAAGTCATCCGGGAATGAGGGAGAAGCATGA
- a CDS encoding sensor histidine kinase, with the protein MTFRARLLLSYLVLIALPLFVLGTLFYRTSLNVVTEQAQKNVYAVVKKNDEVIDTKLGLAEQNSRALFVDKDLFQIFNNLNPANEEELVAADRQVSTILSKYFSQNEDVYAAQLWTTYFSFGTSRSMPQGDPAQSEIYKEAEQAAGKMVWYPTYDFIHMFNQPWLKKGTIEYRYLFSATRMLNFSHMDDSTLVKLKPNVERPVLTISYKSTVLDELFEQSIPAGSTYMVLNPDNIVVASSDKAQVTKRYKQDWIEAFRAKGSGTQRLKLNGRNQIVCFDQSEVTGWLSVVITPQSALVSNLVPIIRTTTIVSALVLSGVALLFAYFILGRIIGPIKKLMSAMRSVGEGDFHTRVDVARNDEFGLLTQRFNRMNDRIQMLVKENYEIKLKEKEAEIHALNMQMNPHFLYNTLNIMNWTAIENNQKELSKMLVCLSNMLHYTSRKEWGAVHLSEEMEWMKNYFYIMSARFEGKFSVSYEIEPSLFEEKLPRLLFQPFVENAILHGFSQMEEGGRIAIRGWTEGASRYFEIRDNGRGISKEGIDAILYKESASVGIKNTISRIRMAYGDVYGIQIRSAPGGGTSVVIHLSHNTQ; encoded by the coding sequence ATGACATTTCGGGCAAGGCTGCTGCTCAGTTACTTGGTTCTGATCGCGCTGCCGCTCTTCGTGCTTGGCACGCTGTTCTACCGGACGAGCTTGAACGTCGTTACGGAGCAGGCCCAGAAGAACGTATACGCCGTCGTGAAGAAGAACGATGAAGTGATCGATACGAAGCTTGGCCTTGCGGAACAGAATAGCCGGGCTTTATTCGTGGACAAGGACTTATTTCAAATTTTCAACAACCTGAATCCCGCCAACGAAGAGGAGCTCGTGGCTGCCGACCGCCAAGTATCTACGATCTTGAGCAAATATTTTTCCCAGAACGAAGACGTCTACGCCGCGCAGCTGTGGACCACGTACTTCAGCTTCGGCACGTCGCGTTCGATGCCGCAAGGCGATCCCGCGCAATCGGAGATTTATAAAGAAGCCGAACAGGCGGCGGGGAAGATGGTCTGGTACCCGACCTACGATTTCATTCACATGTTCAACCAGCCTTGGTTGAAGAAGGGGACGATCGAATACCGCTACTTATTCTCCGCGACCCGGATGCTCAATTTCTCCCACATGGACGACAGCACGCTCGTGAAACTGAAGCCGAACGTCGAGCGGCCCGTGCTGACGATCAGCTACAAGTCCACCGTGCTGGACGAGCTGTTCGAGCAGAGCATTCCTGCCGGCTCCACTTACATGGTGCTGAATCCCGACAATATCGTCGTGGCGTCCAGCGACAAGGCGCAGGTCACGAAGCGCTATAAGCAGGATTGGATCGAGGCGTTCCGCGCCAAGGGGAGCGGCACGCAGCGGCTGAAGCTGAACGGGCGCAATCAAATCGTCTGCTTCGACCAGTCCGAAGTGACGGGCTGGCTGTCGGTCGTCATTACCCCGCAATCCGCGCTCGTCAGCAATCTTGTGCCCATCATCCGCACGACGACGATCGTCAGCGCGCTTGTCCTGAGCGGCGTCGCGCTGCTGTTCGCGTATTTCATTCTCGGCCGGATCATCGGTCCCATCAAGAAGCTGATGAGCGCCATGCGATCGGTGGGCGAAGGCGATTTCCACACCCGCGTCGACGTCGCCAGAAACGACGAATTCGGGCTGCTGACACAGCGGTTCAACCGGATGAACGACCGTATTCAGATGCTGGTCAAGGAAAACTACGAGATCAAGCTGAAGGAGAAGGAAGCGGAGATTCATGCGCTCAACATGCAGATGAACCCGCATTTTCTGTACAATACGCTCAATATCATGAACTGGACCGCGATCGAGAACAACCAGAAGGAATTGAGCAAGATGCTCGTCTGCCTCTCCAACATGCTGCACTATACGTCCCGCAAGGAATGGGGGGCGGTCCATCTGTCGGAGGAGATGGAATGGATGAAGAATTATTTCTACATCATGAGTGCCCGGTTCGAAGGCAAATTCAGCGTCAGCTACGAGATCGAGCCTTCCCTGTTCGAGGAGAAGCTGCCGCGCCTGCTGTTTCAGCCTTTCGTCGAGAATGCGATCCTGCACGGATTCAGCCAGATGGAGGAAGGCGGACGAATCGCGATCCGCGGCTGGACGGAGGGCGCAAGCCGGTATTTCGAAATCCGCGACAACGGAAGAGGCATCAGCAAGGAAGGGATCGACGCGATTCTGTACAAGGAATCCGCTTCCGTCGGCATCAAGAACACGATCTCGCGCATTCGGATGGCCTACGGCGATGTCTATGGCATTCAAATTCGCTCCGCGCCGGGCGGCGGGACGAGCGTCGTGATCCACCTGTCGCACAACACCCAATAA
- a CDS encoding ABC transporter substrate-binding protein: MFRNQWKLVSMLLVLLVAAVTVLSGCTKSDAGGNTNAAQGNGGTNEAGADNADAGTANAGSGEPVKLRLTGWGAPDEVAAYKLAIAKFEKAHPNIKVDFQAITADYDTKLTTMVAGNDEPDVAMMESATIAYPLAEQGKFLNLQDYLDNDGEITPDALVPNITYSSEPGNVIGIGPGPETFVLYYNEDVFKDAGLTPPPADPAQAWTWEQFVDVAKKLTVDSKGRNASEEGFDPKNIKQFGINLPTWWGVYSNFIYSNGGDFLSADGKTLGLNQPEAVEALQKLADLINVYHVAPSPLQAKNIPGTNVALQTKKVAMAFDGQWATASLAQSKFHYNVGALPVMKQPVTTVVCGMFSIFKSTKHPQEAWELTKALLDPDASLDMLTAGTWMPSHKDWYTDADKLAKWTENLPSRPSGYKGAVIDVLLNHSHPTPTAYVKNFNKIMDVINPALDKVWLGKQSAKEALDAVAAKAQEQVQGRRDVN; the protein is encoded by the coding sequence ATGTTCAGAAATCAATGGAAGCTGGTCTCCATGCTCCTGGTATTGCTGGTGGCGGCCGTGACCGTGCTGTCCGGCTGCACGAAGTCGGACGCCGGCGGAAACACGAACGCCGCCCAGGGCAATGGCGGCACGAACGAAGCAGGCGCGGACAACGCGGATGCGGGAACGGCGAACGCCGGAAGCGGGGAGCCGGTCAAGCTGCGTCTTACCGGATGGGGCGCGCCGGACGAAGTCGCGGCGTACAAACTCGCCATCGCCAAGTTCGAGAAAGCCCATCCGAATATCAAAGTCGATTTTCAAGCGATTACCGCGGATTACGATACGAAGCTGACCACGATGGTCGCGGGCAACGACGAGCCGGACGTGGCCATGATGGAATCGGCCACGATCGCCTATCCGCTGGCGGAGCAGGGCAAGTTCCTGAATCTGCAGGATTACCTCGACAATGACGGGGAAATCACGCCGGATGCGCTCGTGCCGAACATTACGTACTCCTCGGAGCCCGGGAATGTGATCGGCATCGGGCCGGGACCGGAAACGTTCGTGCTGTATTATAACGAAGACGTCTTCAAGGATGCGGGCTTGACGCCGCCGCCGGCCGATCCGGCCCAAGCGTGGACATGGGAACAATTCGTGGACGTCGCGAAGAAATTGACCGTCGACAGCAAAGGCCGGAACGCGTCGGAGGAAGGGTTCGATCCGAAGAACATCAAGCAATTCGGCATCAACCTGCCGACGTGGTGGGGCGTTTACAGCAACTTTATTTATTCCAACGGCGGGGATTTCCTCTCGGCCGACGGCAAGACGCTGGGCCTTAACCAGCCGGAAGCGGTCGAGGCGCTGCAGAAGCTGGCCGATCTGATCAATGTGTACCACGTTGCGCCGTCCCCGTTGCAAGCGAAGAACATTCCGGGCACGAACGTGGCGCTCCAAACGAAGAAGGTCGCCATGGCCTTCGACGGGCAATGGGCAACCGCGAGCTTGGCGCAGTCCAAGTTCCATTACAACGTGGGCGCGCTGCCGGTCATGAAGCAGCCGGTGACGACCGTCGTCTGCGGCATGTTCTCGATCTTCAAGTCCACCAAGCATCCACAGGAAGCTTGGGAGCTGACGAAAGCGCTGCTGGACCCCGACGCTTCGCTGGATATGCTGACGGCCGGCACCTGGATGCCTTCCCATAAGGATTGGTATACGGATGCGGATAAGCTGGCCAAATGGACAGAGAACCTCCCGTCCAGACCGTCCGGCTACAAAGGAGCCGTCATCGATGTCCTGCTGAACCACAGCCATCCGACCCCGACGGCCTACGTGAAGAACTTCAACAAAATCATGGATGTCATCAATCCCGCTTTGGATAAAGTATGGCTTGGCAAGCAGTCGGCCAAGGAGGCGCTGGACGCCGTCGCCGCGAAGGCGCAGGAACAAGTCCAAGGACGCCGCGACGTCAATTAA
- a CDS encoding carbohydrate ABC transporter permease encodes MEAPALDRQSALDTQAIRKRKNARERKALFYGLLFTSPAILGFLIFTLGPMIASFYLSLTDYNVFKEGTDFIGFDNYAKLFSGEDDLFYQSLGTTFYFVVLRVPAVIIISFILALLLNMNVKGRSVFRTIIYLPSIVPAVASSMIWLWLLNPDLGLVNNVLQKLHLPTSSWLFGEGSVIPSIVLTTLWGIGGTVIIFLAGLSGIPKQYYEAIDVDGGGWFHKLRHITIPMVTPTIFFNTIMTIIGSFQVFSEAYILTQGGPNNKSLFFVFYLWRTAFRDTEMGYASALAWVLFIIILVFTAIVFKTSKSWVHYEGERT; translated from the coding sequence ATGGAAGCTCCGGCTCTGGATAGACAATCGGCGCTTGATACGCAAGCGATTCGGAAGAGGAAGAATGCAAGAGAGCGCAAAGCGTTGTTTTACGGCTTACTATTCACGTCCCCGGCCATACTCGGGTTTCTAATCTTCACCTTGGGCCCGATGATCGCGAGTTTCTACTTAAGTTTGACGGACTATAACGTCTTCAAAGAAGGCACGGATTTTATCGGATTCGACAATTACGCGAAGCTGTTCTCCGGCGAGGACGACTTGTTCTACCAGTCGCTCGGCACGACGTTCTATTTCGTCGTTCTGCGCGTGCCGGCGGTCATTATCATCTCGTTCATCCTGGCGCTTCTGCTGAATATGAACGTGAAGGGACGCTCCGTGTTCCGGACCATCATTTACTTGCCGAGCATCGTCCCGGCGGTGGCTTCCTCCATGATTTGGCTATGGCTGCTGAACCCCGATCTCGGCTTGGTCAACAACGTGCTGCAGAAGCTGCATCTTCCGACAAGCAGCTGGCTGTTCGGGGAAGGCAGCGTCATTCCGTCCATCGTCCTCACGACCTTGTGGGGGATCGGCGGTACTGTCATCATCTTTCTAGCCGGATTGTCCGGCATTCCGAAACAGTATTACGAAGCGATCGACGTGGACGGCGGCGGCTGGTTCCACAAGTTGCGGCATATTACGATTCCAATGGTGACGCCGACGATCTTCTTCAACACGATCATGACGATCATCGGCTCCTTCCAGGTGTTCAGCGAGGCGTACATTCTGACCCAGGGCGGACCGAATAACAAGAGTTTGTTCTTCGTGTTCTACCTGTGGCGGACCGCCTTCCGGGACACGGAGATGGGGTACGCTTCGGCGCTGGCCTGGGTGCTCTTCATCATCATCCTGGTCTTCACGGCGATCGTATTCAAAACCTCGAAATCCTGGGTGCACTACGAGGGGGAACGAACATGA
- a CDS encoding carbohydrate ABC transporter permease codes for MRESRLKLAAGYVALLIVSVMFIVPFVWLLRSSVMDLSQIFIMPPEWIPRPFHFDNFKNAMTVVPFGAFFKNTLIIVVGVLLGTVVSSTIAAFGFSRIRWKGRDMVFAILMSAMMLPGAVTLIPSFLGWKTLGFYDTFYPLIVPAYFGGGIFNIFLLRQFYLTIPQDFDEAAFVDGANYFQIYWRILLPLSRSAVIVVALFTFLGSWNDFMGPLIYLKSDSHFTLALGLQMFQGSYTAQWDLLMAASAAVVMPCVVVFLIGQRYFLEGITLTGLKG; via the coding sequence ATGAGAGAATCCAGGCTGAAGCTTGCCGCAGGGTATGTCGCCCTGCTAATCGTATCCGTGATGTTCATCGTGCCGTTCGTCTGGCTGCTTCGCAGCTCCGTCATGGACTTGTCGCAAATCTTCATCATGCCGCCGGAGTGGATACCAAGACCGTTCCACTTCGATAATTTCAAGAACGCGATGACGGTCGTGCCGTTCGGCGCTTTCTTCAAAAACACGCTCATCATCGTCGTCGGCGTCCTGCTGGGAACGGTCGTATCGAGCACAATCGCGGCGTTCGGGTTCTCGCGTATCCGGTGGAAGGGGCGCGACATGGTCTTCGCGATTCTCATGTCGGCCATGATGCTGCCGGGGGCGGTCACGCTCATTCCGAGCTTTCTCGGCTGGAAGACGCTCGGCTTCTACGATACGTTCTATCCGCTGATCGTTCCGGCGTATTTCGGCGGCGGCATCTTCAATATCTTCCTGCTGCGCCAGTTTTACTTGACGATTCCGCAGGATTTCGACGAGGCGGCGTTCGTGGACGGCGCGAACTATTTTCAAATTTATTGGCGCATTCTGCTGCCGCTCAGCCGTTCCGCCGTCATCGTGGTCGCGCTGTTCACGTTCCTCGGCTCGTGGAATGATTTCATGGGACCGCTGATTTACTTGAAGAGCGACAGCCATTTCACGCTTGCGCTCGGCCTGCAAATGTTTCAAGGAAGCTATACCGCGCAGTGGGATTTGCTCATGGCGGCTTCGGCGGCCGTCGTCATGCCTTGCGTCGTCGTATTTCTAATCGGCCAGCGCTACTTCCTGGAAGGAATTACGCTCACGGGATTGAAAGGTTAA